The Kineosporia corallincola genome segment TCCACCGTGCCGCCCGGCACCACCCGTGACCTGGTGCGCCCGCTGGTCGAGCTGCACTCGGGACGTCGCGAGGGCGACGGGTTCGGCATCGCGGCCAGTCCGCACTTCGACTCCCGCGGCTCGCGCGGCAGCGCCGCCCGGGCCGGGCGGCACGCCGTCGAGACGGTGCGCCTGCCGCTGACCGTGATCGGCTCGGACGACGAGCGGATCACCCTGGCCGTGCGCGACCTGCTGACCGCGCTGGTTCCGCCCGGTGGCCAGCTGCGGCTGCTCGGCGACCCGGCCGAGGCGGAGATGGTGAAGTGCGCGCACAGCCTGTTCAACGCCACGAAGATCAGCTTCTGGAACGAACTCTGGCGGGTCTGCGACCGGCTCGGCCTCGACCCGGACGAGGTCGCCGGGGCGGTGGCCACCTCGGCCGAGGGTTCGCTCAATCCGGAGTACGGCATCTGGGGCGGAGCGCCCTACGGCGGCAACCAGTTGCCCAGTGACACCAGGGGTTTTCTCTCGTTCGCCGAGGAGATCGGGCTGCCGATGCCACTTCTCGGCGCGGTGGTGGGCGTGAACTCCGGCTTCGAGCAGCGTCTGGAGGCGGAGATGGAGGCGCTCAGCATGCTGGCCGCCGGGCCGCACTACTACGCGCCCGAGAACGACGACGAGGCCGAGGATTCCGAGGACGAGGAGCCGTACGACGCCGCGCCGGAGGAGGCGGGCTCCTCGTCGTCCATCATTGACGAGAACCCGCCCCCCACCCACGAGACCGAGCCGACGGACCGCACCGAGAGGGCCGGGCGCGTGGGAGGCGAGGTGCGCACCGACCCGCCCTCCACGCATCCCTCCCGCCGGCGCGCCCAGCGCCGCACCTGGATCCCGCGGCAACTGGGGCGCTGACGGGTTCAGCCCCGGATCACCAGATCCGGACCCGCTGGTCCTCGTCCAGCCAGAGCCCGTCACCGGGCTTGAGACCGAACGCCGTGTGGAACTCGTCGATGTTGGTCACCACCGCGTTGCACCGGAACTCCTCGGGGGAGTGCGGGTCCAGCGCGAGCCGGCGGATCACCTCGGTGTCGCGGCCCTTGCCCCGCCAGCCCTGCGCCCAGGAGATGAAGAACCGCTGCCAGCCGGTCAGGCCGTCCAGCTCGGCCGGCTCGGAGCCGTCCAGGGCGATGCGGTAGGCGGTGTGCGCGATCGAAAGGCCGCCCAGGTCGCCGATGTTCTCGCCGACGGTGAGCGCGCCGTTGACGTGGTGGCCCGGGGTCTGCCGGGGCTCCAGCACGTCGTACTGCGCGATCAGCGCCTTGGTGCGCTTCTCGAACTCGGTGCGGTCGGCGTCGGTCCACCAGTCGTTGAGGTTGCCCGAACCGTCGTACTTCGAGCCCTGGTCGTCGAACCCGTGCCCGATCTCGTGCCCGATCACCGCGCCGATCGCGCCGTAGTTGGCGGCGTCGTCGGCCTCCGCGTCGAAGAACGGCGGCTGGAGAATGGCGGCCGGGAACACGATCTCGTTCATCAGCGGGTTGTAGTACGCGTTGACGGTCTGCGGGGTCATGAACCACTCGTCGCGGTCCACCGGCTTACCGAGTTTGTCGATCTCCCGGGCGATCTCGTAGTCACCGGCGCGGCGCACGTTGCCCACCAGGTCGCCGGCCGTGATCTCCAGCGAGGAGTAGTCCCGCCACTTGTCCGGGTAGCCGATCTTCGGGGTGAACGAGTCCAGCTTCTCCAGCGCCCGGACCCGGGTCTCCTCGCTCATCCAGTCGAGCTTGGTGATGCTCTGCCGGTAGGCCTCCACCA includes the following:
- a CDS encoding 2-dehydropantoate 2-reductase N-terminal domain-containing protein, encoding MSRIFIVGSGTVGAATGRALGHAGHRVTFVDIDPRRVAVLVNEGLDARRELDLAGEPEAFIFLCTPTRLVEGRHHLADVAAGAELIGRALARADCPHIVVVRSTVPPGTTRDLVRPLVELHSGRREGDGFGIAASPHFDSRGSRGSAARAGRHAVETVRLPLTVIGSDDERITLAVRDLLTALVPPGGQLRLLGDPAEAEMVKCAHSLFNATKISFWNELWRVCDRLGLDPDEVAGAVATSAEGSLNPEYGIWGGAPYGGNQLPSDTRGFLSFAEEIGLPMPLLGAVVGVNSGFEQRLEAEMEALSMLAAGPHYYAPENDDEAEDSEDEEPYDAAPEEAGSSSSIIDENPPPTHETEPTDRTERAGRVGGEVRTDPPSTHPSRRRAQRRTWIPRQLGR